Within Aspergillus oryzae RIB40 DNA, chromosome 2, the genomic segment TCTGCCAAGTTGCCGTATGCGAGGGTCAAATTTGGTGCCCCATACTGCACAAGAGGTGGGTTGAATGAAGCAGAAGCCAGAATTTGACGGTCTTCGGCAATGAAAAAGCCCTGAAAGGCTTGGCCGGCACCTTGGAAGCTGCCTTGTGCAGACATCTATTCAGAACGTTAGGGAAACTTTTTCAACGTTTGAGAATGGAGGATGACCGAAGTATTCATGACTTGCAGGCAGGTATTACTTTGAATTGAGAGGAGGGCAGTTGCCTTTAAATTGAGGTATGGAGCAGGACTTGTGGGATGATGGTTGGATATGCTGCTTGATGGCCAGGAGCAAGGGatctgtatatatatatttacgGCTTCAGACCAAAAGGAGGGGTACAGAGTCTGAGCGCTGAGAACTTGCAATGTCGTGCTCATGCAATGGCATATTCTCTGCTGGACGCTAGTACTAACAGCAACACCCCGCTGGGATCGACAGCAAGCTCACCGGCGGAAGTCTTTGCCGCGatggatgaggttgaagggAACCCGCGTGGGCATCGCCGCCACGTAGAGAATTCTTATTGACCATGCCATGATCCTCTCCGATGATCATTCCTTTCGCTAGCTCCACCTGTCCGATGGCGTGCGTTGCGATTCAGATCGTACACGAGAGGACGCTCTAACCCCTCGTTGGCCTCAATTTACTGGAGGAATCTGCATGTGTTGGTTATCCTTTACTAGCGCTCGGACACCTTACAGTTCAGATCGGAGTAagcaaaatatatatataaaaagtGTGATATGATATATAAGGATGCTTAGGTCATGACCTATCCGTCTCTCATGATCACATTTCTTATTGAGGAGCGGGAGACTGCGTTTCCTTTATTGATTGATGGTAGAACGTTTTATTGTCATTATGGTTACtagagtatatacatatttGTTGATGTGTTAGCCACCGTGCTAGGAGAAATAATCAAATAAACATGAGGAAAATATCACAcaaagaatataaatataaaagaaggCCTTGCGTAATTCGTGCAGCTAAATTTCGTCGTTAAACATTCAATGATGGATTAGATCCGATTTCATACGGACGCCCGTCCTCGAAATTCATTGATTAGAGCCACAATTTCTGGAACTTCCTCACCAGACTCGGACAATTTATGATTTTCATTTTCAGCAGAAAGTTTGTTCCTCTTCGCCATGGAATTGGGAACTGGAATCTGTGTGTTACGTCTCGAGATGTAGCCGCGTGGTTTCTTGGAACGTGGGGGTACCGGAGGCTTGGATGCACTCGATACAGACTCCGTCCTCTCAATCGGTACCCTCTCAAGTGGGTCGCAGCTTGAGTCGATAGGCGAAAGTGGATCGCCAATATCGTGTGGGATACTGATCGAGATGTTTCTGCTGATCTCTTTGCCGATCAGGGCTCGGACCCCTTGTAGAAGTTCTGCGGTACTGCCAGACACCTTGTCTCTCCCAGCGCCGTTCCACTGGACCTTAGAAAACTCCGTTGGACACTGATGTGGAGAATCTATCCAGTTCGCTTCGCTTTGCCTTCGTGCGTGAGACACGGCTTGCTGGTCGACATAGATATTGATATGTATGGGTGCGCCCTCGAGCTTTTGCGTATGACCCTCCACGAGCTGAGCTGCTTTCACTGGAGGGTTAAAGGCGGGCGAACGAATGTCCGCTGCCACTGATAACATCCAGACATAGAAGGACCAGATCAATTGCCCAAAGATTGCCAGTAAGACGCAGATACCGATAAGGGCACTGTGCATGGTCGTCGCTATTCTAGAGGGAACCTTTTCAAGCAACTGTGTGAAATCAGGGAAGTTAAATGCCCATTGCTCTGGTTCATTCACTGACTCCATGCTCGTCAACTGAACCGGGGGGATGGTCAGGAGTAACTCCCTGGCGCAaacggcggcagcggcggcggcgtaGCCATTCCACTGTTCGTTACCGTGCGAATCGGAATAACTACAGATACCGCGAATAGGAATACAACTGACAGAATCACATAGTTCTGATGTTTCCCTATCGAAGCACAGTGCATCTAGCTCGCTCGTGAGTTGATCCCTTGCAACAGCATCTTTGATGTCCTTTTCTACCAATGCGATCACTCCATCGTGAACCTCGATTCGATGGTCTTGCCGGGCTTGTCGTTCTATTATCTCAGATGACTGCCGAGGGCACTCCTTGAGGCAATCGCATCCATTAGTGTGGACAAACTGAGATTTGTAGAGACGGTCCGTTCGTGCTTCGGGACGCCTGAATGTCGCTTCGATGGTCGGGGACCTAGTATAGGCATTCTCAAAGCTTTCACTAAGGTCAAGCCCATAGAAAAGACGCGTCTTCAGCGCAGTTACTgcatgaagaagagcacGCGGAGGGGACAGCGAATGTCCAGCAAATATGTATCCATCAGATGTTCCCTTTCTGAAGCGATGCTGAACTACCCGAGTTCCAATGATCACATCTCCGAGGCGCACATCATACTTTGAACTTGGTGCGCCACCGGCAATACCGACATTGAAAACGAAACGCATGGAGGTAAATCTTTTCTGCATGTATTCCATCACTCTGGGAACAGATACCATTGCGGACTGATCGGCAggcaagcagcagcagatcaCGACTTTGTGGCCTCCGATACGTCCTAGTGTGTAGTAGTTACAAATTCCCTTGGACGCGGGAGTGGTTTCATCGTAGATGTCGTCCAGAACTTGGCGCGAAGCAATGTATTCTTTCAAAAGCGTACAGACCCAGCAGATCGTAAACTCGCTGTCACTGGGTGGTGTAGATTCACCCATCTCAACGGCAATCCGGGCGGTTCAACGCCAGACAGAATCTCGTGTGACAGAgcttttgcctctcttgaAGGTTGATGTTGAGCCGCAATGTCTGTGAGCGACCGTGTGGGTATCCTGGTCGATGTCGATGTGTAGTGTTAATATCAAAGTGCGGGTAATTTCTCCGAATGGTAGTAAGGAACAATAGCGCGGTTCCTTAGCTACAACCTTACATAGAACCGGGTCGCagaataatataaaaataattgtCGGACGTGGCATTTTGATGCGCTCCAACGGATCTGACATGTATTGCGCTGTGATTTGCGAGACTAGCAAAGATCACCCGGCGCGTAATAGGCTGCATGGTTGCTCGGCGGCTAAGTCACCACGCCAACGTGTCAGAACAAGTGCTTTTCCGAATCTAATACAATATCAACTGTCTAGTGATCGAAGCACTTCTTATGATCTGTACAATATGCAACATCAGAGGGAGGAATAGGATGGTAGGCGAACGTACAAGACATCCCACCGATATTATCATCAGGCAATCATCTTCTGACAACTGTACTACAGCCAGTTTCAGATTGTACATGACTCATACACGACTCTGCTCCAGTATAACAACTCATGAATATCACGTGGTGTACAATGTCATTATGAATGCGTTTGCCAAAACACGTTGTAAGCAGGTATGTGTCCACCAAATGCCTTCAATACCAAATAGTTCcgaacatcttcttcatcacgTCGTATTCCACATAGTATGGATAGTATGGGGGAATAAATCTTTCAACCATACCATCCCACGATGTCCTCCATGGCGGATTAAATATGGCACGATAAGACTCCCAATATTCAGGCCAAACCCCAGATAGTCCCCAGTCCAATAGCACGACAGTACTATCAGATCGGACCGGCATGTTACCCTCATGAAGGTCACTGTGTGTGAACACTATTTTGTGTCCTTTCGACCCTCGTACGATCTGCTGCAAGATATACTCACTGGCCCAAAAATTGGACTGCGGGTCGTTTTCGCTTTCAAGTAGCTTTAAATTGGCTGGCTACTCCAACATGGGCCATGGCGGAGTTTGGCTTGGAAGGGGAGTGGCTCAACCATAGGTCCGTGGTTGCTAAATATGGAATTAGGGACACTACAATTTGGTAGCtattgtatatacatactgTTGCAGGGCGACAAATGGGCGTAAATCCTACATCCATCCGCCAAGGATTGCGGTCTTTGGTGAATGAAGGAGTGGAGGCCATATCAGGGAAATAGTAATTCCGTTGCCGAGGTTAGTGGTCATGTGGCCACGGTTCTGTGATAActttgcctgaggcagctTTGATCTAAAAATAGCGCAGACAGACTTTTGTGCAGTGCAGGCATTTAGATGGTACCCTAGCTAGCTCCCTTGATACGAGACTCGGAATTATTCTAGGAGCCTGTCCTCATTCATGGTATAGGGTACCTTCTTGTCAATTGTTTAATCATGCAAATCGAAATATTTTTGGAGCTGACTGTATCGATATACCAGTAGTATCCAACAATTGCTGTGGAGGCAGGTATGAACgcgaagaaggatggggCACAGTTGAAGTAATTCAATCATAGATCGGCGTTTATATCTCTTACTGACAGTCATCCACTTGCGAGGCCAGCCAGTGTTAGCTTTTAGCATGCGTAGGTGCTGTAACATCCGCCGTCCCCGTGTCTTCGGCAAATTTCACGGCCTTGCAATGCAGCTGGATTGATGCTTGTTGTCTCCAACTCTTTTCCCGATGGTGGTACTCGGTTAATTCATCGGTATTATCCCTTAGTGCGTGACCATAAACAATTAGCGAAGGGCAGGAGTCATCGTTAAGAGGGATTTTCGTAAATACTTCTGGATTTGATAACAAAGAACGTAGGAAATACATACTGTTACTCAACTTGGTACTAGTTCAATGGGGCCATAAATTTGGGTGTCTGTTGAACGACCTTGTGAAAATACAGTTGTTTCTATTGTGGTTGATATTTGGGTCAGGGTTGCGTGTGTGCTGTGTTTGGCTCACACCATGATGTACACTTGGTGTGTCGCTTATATGAGGAAGTACTTCCATGGTCATCTACTTAGAAAGAGCACGAACGGCGTACTACCACAAGACATGGATAACCGCGGACAGAGTCCGGCGTGTTGTGTAGACTTTTAGAGAAGCATGTCGCCTATTCTTCCAAGATATTGAAGTAAAGCCCGTGTGTACACAAATATCTGTGCGCTCCAGTTTGTTTATTTCGCTTTACGCAAGCAATTTTTATCATGTTCTTAGAACCAGTAAACATATATCGTGGCACCTAGTCTCGATAGCTGTCCTTTCCGGGCTATAAGCCGCGAATGCACCATTAGTTAATGGTAATAGGAAATCGTGCTCGGGACTgacttcctttctccctttttcttttctttttctttattttttgcttctgttttctctctttccttctccttgaattAGCAGTAGATAGTCTCGTATTGGATACACAGCCTCCTTGTAAGGCACCAGAGGCTAATCTGTAAGCCTCGCCTTGTCTTGtttttatccttttcctAGTATTTAGAAAGTTACGGGTATGGGGTGAGTTAGCGTTTCAAATACTTGATACTATATGGAAGGCTGGGTGTGATCGTACCCCGTTCTAACTACTTTACTCTGCGACTACACCCTATAATTTGAAAGCCTTAAAACCCTTAATTTGAAGTCTACAAAGGTCAGTCACACGGCAAATCCTTGCTAGTTATTTACTAGGAGGGTCAGTAGTTTCTGCTGAGCACCTAGGGCTGActggagaaaggaaaggaagtCAATACGAAACGAACGCATACGAAGGAATGCAAATTCACGAGTTTGCGAGTCTGTTCAACTAGACCTGTCTATTTTTGTCACTCccagcaaaacaaaacactGCCACTCAACCACTCCTGCGTCGACATTCATCTGTTGTATGATCTTCTTACGTACCGTCTTTCTCGAGCATATGTCGGCCGAATGTAAGGGTTGGTCTGGAAGTGCAACGCTGTCCTAACGCCCAAGGTTGCTGGACGACtcaaaatgagaaaggagctTGTTTAGTAGGTCGACAAAATGTCCACCTGAGGAGCCAATCGTAAAATACAACCTATTCAGGTAAACCAGACGTTGTTCAGGGCTCGCTCATGTTGTGTAGCCGGAGGCTCATTGGGCATTTGCTTCTGTCTTTACCTACTCGGGCTAGCTGTACTAACCCTAAAATTCTGTTCCCTGAATAGCCCTGCAGATCCTGATTGTCGTTGGAAAACTGCAGAGAGTTAAACTTTTCTAATCGAATCGGGCTTTTACTGATGATAGCAGATTGGCAGGATTTGATAGTGATCTTCGCTTCGTGGGGTTGGCGTTCGTGTACCTCGTATGAGCATGCCTATCATTTGAGCTGGAGAGCATCACGATGGAACATCAAAGATACGAGGCTTCTATTCTGGAAAAAAAGCTTCAGCCAGGCGTCGATCCTTGCCAGCCTCATCGTCCGGGGTCGGGAGTGGCTTTAGTGGATCCGCGTGCCGAGACGACCAAGTCAAAATACGAGCGTTGAAATACGTAAGGATACAGGCTGGACTAGCCAAGAAAATAGTATAGGATCATTGGCATCGGATCACCATTACTGCCTGCCTCAAAAGGCTCTTTTTCATGACACACTCTTCTCGTGTTCCGTGAAGATCTCTACCGTTCAGCAGAATTCCTGGCGTGGTGGCCACATTGGTAGGAATTTAGGGTTATCTCGTTGGAGGCTGAACACgagaaggaacaagagatCAACAAGGCCAGAAATACACAGCTTTAGGGGAAAGATGGTTATAAATACGGCCTACGAGCCTGCTGGTTTGGGAATCTTCAACAATCCAAGAACCACAAATCGATTGCCTATCAGAGCAACAAGAAATCCTATCCCATCCACTTGACGTGATCTTTGTTTTCAAACTCCAAATTGTAAGGGGAATGAGCATTCCAATCAAGCTAAACTGTCCACACGGAGAATTAACCAAGTTGCACTATAGGCACCCTCCAAAATGCGTTTCTTCGGCGGTGTTATCGCGACCTTCGTCGTCTGCTCCTCTTTGGCCGATGCCTTCTGCCACGACTCGATCTCTTGCATGGTGGGAGGTGACAATGTTTGCAACAACGTCTGTGTGAGACAGGGCAACCCTAATGGTGGTCGCTGTCTCCCCCGTGATGGCTGTCCTGGCAATGACATCTGTGCTTGTTACCCGCAGAGCAAGCGCAGCGACGGGGTGATCGATGGCGATGCCTCTATCCGTGAGGTCCTGAAGGACTTTGGAATAGATGGAGGGGCTGAGAAAGAGCTGAATGCAAGGGAGAAGCGCAGCATTTCCTGCAACTTCCCCGATCCTTTTGGTGGACTTATCTGCGAAAACCACTGCGCCTACATTGGAAAGCCCGGTGGCCAGTGCTCTGACCAGAAGGTTTGCACGTGCAACTGATTGCTGAGTCGTGCACCTGATTCAACAACCTTCAGGATTAAATGGAGGTGGAGACTGCTGATTTGTTTATCctgacttttttttatcttcttgtcaAATTCTATTTGTTGTTGGGTTATTTTGTAATTAGTGCAAATGTGGAAATTCTTGAACCTGATTGAGTATGTGTTTCTCACAGATCTTTGGCAAAGTCCATTACTTCATAAAAAGGATAGAATGTTCCCTAGGGCCTACGATATCCTGCTCCGATTTCCCGTAGATATTGTAGAAGACAAAATCTTGTCTCCTTTAGAGACAGTTCGACATGAAGATAATCTTGATATATGCTCAACTGGCGCAAGTTCAGAGTACATCAGGCTAACAATCTAGGGCTTTTGTTACTCCTGCGTTTGACCCCAGTTTGTCTCCATGTCCTCTAGAGTAGTGACACGTCTTAGCCTATAACGATTACAATATCTTCTTGAGTTACCACGGGTGACTCGAATTGCTCGCGGCGCTTTCCGTGTTAGTATGCGCCTAACATTGTAAACATCAAGCTCAATACTTCGTGTGCAGCTACCGTGGTTGCGGTTCGACTTGCCGAGCTCTATCGTGATATAAATTTGCATTTACCTAACTAAAAGTTCGGAAACACTCATCCAGTATGTTTTACTAAccattttccttccttcttcaactaCAAGTTCCACAATGTAGAACCTTTTACACAGTATTTCGCCATTCAAGCTAGTTGCACgttgatatatattccttCATCTACCCGCTAGTAGGCTAACGACGAATCTTCCAACATAGAGCGACAACCAAGAACATAAATATCTCGCAAAGCTTCTCCCACTCATATTTTCACCATTATCATCGATCTATGCCAACCTTATTTTTGAGTCTAGGGCCCGCTGGTGAAAGTTTGCAATGGACTCAAAATGAATAAACTAAGGACCCTGCGGTGGCGGGATCCCGAAAGCAGAAGACCGGAGTTATTACCTAAGCGGCCCTTAGAGGCGGCAAATTTGTTTACAGAGTGTGGGAGACATGGGGCCTATGTTGCGAAAATCACTCACTAGATTGGCTTCACATGCCGTACTAGATATATAGCTATGGGTACTAAACAATTGTCATGAATCATCACCGATAAAACGTTCAGCCGGGATGATATAAAACATGTTGACtgacatcatccaagacCCTACTCAGGCTGTACGGTGTGCTGAGAGTCAAAGAACAGCGCAGAATTTGCTACGCAGTGCTTAGAATTTCCTGTTCGGGCTATATGAACGGGATCTCATCCCAATTTTCTCAAGGAATTGACCAGTCAGAGGCGAGCCCGCCGTTGCCCGTGGAGTATTTTCTCCACTTTATCCCACATGGTTCTTGAGGAATGTGGGGTTCTTCAATCGGAATTGTCGGACTTTCATGGAAATATGGAGGAAATGGGGTATGACGGTAGGGAACCGAGAATTGTTCAGGCATGCCGTGATCGGTCAATTAGGAACTGCGTCTTCAATCCCGGGGCCATCTCGGATCCAGAGTCGGATCCTGGACGGGATATATAAAAACACGGTTCTCCCGTTGATCTCTCCTCTCGAGCCGTCCTTTTCTCATATCATTTGTCGCCCATTTAGCTATACAAAATGGTGGCATCCTTATTGAGACTTACGGTCCTAGGGACTCTGGCAGTCCAGGCCGCCTGCAAGACTGTCAATACATCGTCCCTCTTGAGCTACCAAGACAAACCGCGGGTGTTCATCCTATCGGATATCTCGAATGAACCAGATGACCAAGAGTCTTTGACACGGTACCTCCTTTACTCTAACCAATTCAAGACCGAGGGTCTTGTCGCATCGACATCCACTTGGCTCCGAGATGCAGTGCACCCAGAAGACATGCTGCAAGTGATCAACGCCTATGGAAACGTCACCGATAACCTCAACAAGCATGCTCCTCCCAACGCCCAGTATGCCTCTGGAGATTACTTCCGGAGTATCCTGCGCAGTGGCGCAGCGGTAAGCCACCCGTTTCCCACAGCCTGTAATCACACAAACCCTGACTCGTCTTAGACCTACGGCATGAAAGCAGTGGGAGGCAACGTGACACTCAGCGACGGTGGAAAGCTCCTTCTAGAACGTCTTCAGTCCCAATCCGAGACGCCCCTCTGGGTCCTCGCCTGGGGTGGTACGAACGTTCTGGCCCAGGTGTTGTACAAGATCCACCAGAACTACTCGTCCGAAGACGCGGCTGCCATGCGTTCCAAGCTGCGTGTGTATGCCATCTCCGACCAAGACGACACAGGTCCCTGGATCCGTCGCAACTACCCAGACATCTTCTACATTTCGTCTACGCATGGATGGAATCAATATGGTATGGCCACCTGGATCGCCATCTCCGGCGAGACGTACTACAATAAGGACGAGGGTGTTCCAAATTCAACCACCGTGACCCATGAGTGGCTCCGCGACAACATCCAGATTGGACCCTACGGGAGTGTGGCTTATCCCGATTTCAAGTTTATCATGGAAGGCGATACCCCAACTTTCCTGTACCTGATCCAGAATGGTCTGGGTGACTCCGAGAACCCCGGATATGGATCTTGGGGTGGAAGATATACCAAGGTAGATCCATCCACGGCCGTCGACTATAACCACTACAGCGATGCAGCAGATCGCGTGGTCGGTTGCAACAACAAGACCTTCAGCTCCAACTATGCTACTATTTGGAGATGGCGTGACGCTTACCAGAACGATTTCGCCGCTCGCATGCAATGGACTCTCCCGGCGAACAGTAGCATGGCGAACCATCACCCCGTTGTCTCTGTTAATGGAAGCAAGGAATTGGCTGCCTTCAAGGTGACGGCTGCAGCAGGCTCGACGATTAACCTCGATACCGCTGGGACTTATGATCCCGATGGCGATAAGTTGTCGTACAACTGGTTCCAGTACGAAGAACCGGGGTCCGATGATTGGAACGTGGCAGGACAGGTCCCTGCACTGAACTTGACTACAGTACAAAATGGCCAACAAGTACAGGTCAAGATTCCCGCTTCCGAGGACAGCTGCAATGGAAAGGGAGATAACCCGTCTGGTTGTTGGTTGCTGCATTTGGTTCTGGAGGTCAAGGATAATGGCATTCATCCCTTGACAACTTACCGTCGGGTGCTGATCCAGACTACTAACCAGACGATTTCTACTTGATATGTTTGTACCTATGCATGAACCTTGTAATAGATAGCGTGTCAAGTAGCAATTCAGATACACTATGCGCATAATGAAATAATGTTATGATGTCCATATTAGCCAACGGGTGTCGAAATTGGTACCTCATAACGGCAAAGCCAATCATGGCGATGCGGCGTCCGAGGTACAACGTGTATCAGATGGCAACATCCTGGATATGCATCTTCAGAGATACCAGCATCTTCTCCTGGTAATTCCAGATTCTTTCCCGATTCCGTAATCCTCTTAATTCCTTCCAGTTGCGCTTGATATCAAGGTACAGCATATACCAATTTGTCCGTCCATAGGGAGGCTTTGGTAGAGTCCACTGCGACAGATGTTCCTGAACATCGATGGTATGTGACACGATGGTGGGATGTGACGTATGAGAATCCAGGACCCTATGTCCGTTATTTTTGATGTCCTCCCCGGTCACCGTGGCCCAGAAATAAGGGGATTCATCACTCCAGATCTCCCACAGCCATGGCATCTCTTCTTTCAGTAGTCGATACCAAAGAAAGACCGGCAACCGATAAAAGGTTCGAGAAACTAACCGCAAGGTCGCGATGTCTCGTGAATTCAGATAACTGAGAATCATGTTCCTTATTTCTTGCGGAAGTCGACAGAAGTTATCGGGAGTGACGGCTGGCCCATTCACTGTGTTCCTCAGAGCAGCTTGGGAATTAAAGACACCGGCCTGTAAATTGAACGATGCGTCGGTGGTCATGGCTCTGTCCAGGAGCTCCCGTAGTTTAGGCACATGATATGGATTTGCAGCCAGCCATTCGGAGCCAGCATTACACGACCACATATCGACAAACCAAGCCTCCTCCACGTCAGATCCAGGAGAGTAATAGAAGTCACGAGGGTAGCGGCCTATATTCTGGAAAAAGCTCGGTAAGCGGTCAACCTCTATATAGCCAAGGCGAAGCCGCGAGAGTTGCATATAGGTTCCGAAACACCAGGGATGAAAGGCGAATTCAGCATCGGAGATATTGTAATCCTGGTACGTTGACGTTAGCGGCAGTTAGAGGTCATTCTTCTACTTCGCTTCTCTCTTTTGTAGAAGGGAAAATTCATACATCGACAAACGGGTTAACAATACGACCATTACTCACGGCATGTCTTGCCGGTAACCAATCAACGGGGGTGGGAGTGTGATTGGAGTCGTCACGTTCTGGCAATGATGCATCGTCAATGCCCGTCAGGATGATCTTGCTCCGGCGCtcaatatcaagatcatccggCTCTTGAATGTGGCTATCAAGCCTAGGAACAAGACTCTGGAAAGTCCGACAGCCCCGCATCTCTGGGGCAGATATCCGATGGCCGAGATAGCCTCCGTATGCCTGACAGTGTGGACCACCAACATGTTCCACATCGCATTTGTCTATGGCAATCCTACCATGTCTTCTCCCCATATCTCGAGTGATTGGGAGTTGCTGACCCAACACAGGGGGttttccctccccaaaatcgaagaagagataagTTTCAGTGCGAGGAGCTTCTGCGTTGTCGACTTCGTCATACTGCCGGAGAAGGTAAAAACATCCAGTATTCTCAGTGGAGCACCCCTTACCGTCGCACCAAGCATCGACCCAGTCCTGGCTACCACCAATGTGCGCCCATGCACAGTTGGGGGGCTCGTCAGGTGTCCTGATGCGAGCGATGTTGAAACTAACTCCACAGAGGACACACACATACTAGAAGCTGGACTGGTCAGAGTGGAAACTGAACACCATGCGGCGAAGGATAGCTTCACATGGATCAATCGCACCTCTGTGTACCCTATAGGTGGAAGGTTAGCGACAGAGCGACCTTGCCTCAGGTCACAGTAGGCTAGCCTTACCCATTGCCTTGGACAGTACAGTATCTCCGAAAACGTTGTTCAATAGTTGTTGAGGCCTGGCGTCGCTAGGAAATGATTAGCAGCACATCAGCGAAGGTTGGATAGTGAGGTGGTAGGGATAGGGGTCAACGTCCTTGGCCGTAAGTTAGTCTTCGTAGTTTCAGCCTCATTCTGCCAGCTACGGCGCCAGCTACCAATGGAAGTTCGATATATGTCTTGACTCTTTTATTATAGTACAAGGGCCTATCATCCAGATTAGGCAGGCGGTGTATTCGAAGTATCTCCCAGATGGTTGCCCTGATACAACAGTTTAGCATTGATAAACTGAATTCTCAAGTAGAACACTCTAGTGTGGCTATCGCTATTCGGAGCTACCTTATCACATAGATTGTGAAGGTTATTGGATTATCAAATGTCCTTTGTTGTGAAGCTGTAGGAGCAGTGGAGAGAGGTAAGACAATTTCCTTGTAAGAATGGCCTCTAAGTAAAGCTCAGAACATTTGCTCGGAAGGAAGCCGTTCAGATTAAATTAGGATACGTTGAAACGTTTTCATCAGGAAGTGTTGATTATAATGTGTGTGTAATCTAGACAGTGATCGGGTGTGAATGCAATGCCATTCGCCTCAAAGGCATGCGGTCATCGCACCGAATGTAGGGAACTGACGAAAGAAATGTGCTAGCCGTAACAAACTACCTGCCACTCAAACCGTGCGCTCCAGACTCCTCAGAAGACCATTCGGTTCAGCAACACCCTGGGAAGCGATTGCATCGGCACGCTCCTGCGTGTCAGCAACGGCGTAGATACGGAGTTCATCAGCATTGCCCGAGGGGCGGAAGTGAGCGACATCGCCGCTGGCGAAGATGATTCTAACTCCATCCGTGTAGTTCAGACGGGCAATGGAAGAGAAACCATATTCTGGGGAAAACACAGTCTCGAGCTCTTGGCGGATCTGCTCGAGTTTCTTGGCATGAGACTCCGTAACCTCGAGCTGGGCACGGCTGCCGTTGTAAGCGACAACATG encodes:
- a CDS encoding uncharacterized protein (predicted protein); this encodes MGESTPPSDSEFTICWVCTLLKEYIASRQVLDDIYDETTPASKGICNYYTLGRIGGHKVVICCCLPADQSAMVSVPRVMEYMQKRFTSMRFVFNVGIAGGAPSSKYDVRLGDVIIGTRVVQHRFRKGTSDGYIFAGHSLSPPRALLHAVTALKTRLFYGLDLSESFENAYTRSPTIEATFRRPEARTDRLYKSQFVHTNGCDCLKECPRQSSEIIERQARQDHRIEVHDGVIALVEKDIKDAVARDQLTSELDALCFDRETSELCDSVSCIPIRGICSYSDSHGNEQWNGYAAAAAAVCARELLLTIPPVQLTSMESVNEPEQWAFNFPDFTQLLEKVPSRIATTMHSALIGICVLLAIFGQLIWSFYVWMLSVAADIRSPAFNPPVKAAQLVEGHTQKLEGAPIHINIYVDQQAVSHARRQSEANWIDSPHQCPTEFSKVQWNGAGRDKVSGSTAELLQGVRALIGKEISRNISISIPHDIGDPLSPIDSSCDPLERVPIERTESVSSASKPPVPPRSKKPRGYISRRNTQIPVPNSMAKRNKLSAENENHKLSESGEEVPEIVALINEFRGRASV
- the AfusinC gene encoding Defensin domain protein (predicted protein), whose amino-acid sequence is MRFFGGVIATFVVCSSLADAFCHDSISCMVGGDNVCNNVCVRQGNPNGGRCLPRDGCPGNDICACYPQSKRSDGVIDGDASIREVLKDFGIDGGAEKELNAREKRSISCNFPDPFGGLICENHCAYIGKPGGQCSDQKVCTCN
- a CDS encoding uncharacterized protein (predicted protein); this translates as MKAVGGNVTLSDGGKLLLERLQSQSETPLWVLAWGGTNVLAQVLYKIHQNYSSEDAAAMRSKLRVYAISDQDDTGPWIRRNYPDIFYISSTHGWNQYGMATWIAISGETYYNKDEGVPNSTTVTHEWLRDNIQIGPYGSVAYPDFKFIMEGDTPTFLYLIQNGLGDSENPGYGSWGGRYTKVDPSTAVDYNHYSDAADRVVGCNNKTFSSNYATIWRWRDAYQNDFAARMQWTLPANSSMANHHPVVSVNGSKELAAFKVTAAAGSTINLDTAGTYDPDGDKLSYNWFQYEEPGSDDWNVAGQVPALNLTTVQNGQQVQVKIPASEDSCNGKGDNPSGCWLLHLVLEVKDNGIHPLTTYRRVLIQTTNQTIST
- a CDS encoding F-box protein (predicted protein); the encoded protein is MRGCRTFQSLVPRLDSHIQEPDDLDIERRSKIILTGIDDASLPERDDSNHTPTPVDWLPARHAVSNGRIVNPFVDDYNISDAEFAFHPWCFGTYMQLSRLRLGYIEVDRLPSFFQNIGRYPRDFYYSPGSDVEEAWFVDMWSCNAGSEWLAANPYHVPKLRELLDRAMTTDASFNLQAGVFNSQAALRNTVNGPAVTPDNFCRLPQEIRNMILSYLNSRDIATLRLVSRTFYRLPVFLWYRLLKEEMPWLWEIWSDESPYFWATVTGEDIKNNGHRVLDSHTSHPTIVSHTIDVQEHLSQWTLPKPPYGRTNWYMLYLDIKRNWKELRGLRNRERIWNYQEKMLVSLKMHIQDVAI